In Apostichopus japonicus isolate 1M-3 chromosome 3, ASM3797524v1, whole genome shotgun sequence, a single genomic region encodes these proteins:
- the LOC139958937 gene encoding large ribosomal subunit protein eL13-like, whose amino-acid sequence MTRLGNGQIPNAHYSKGYLTHVKTWFNQPMRKKRRRRTRVIKARKIAPKPVGGLLRPIVRCPTFKYHTKIRAGRGFSLAELKSAGISKKHARTIGISVDHRRRNLSVEGLQANVQRLKEYKSRLILFPRKPGKPKEGDSEEAELKMATQLEGKVMPIKQIYKPEKARAVTEEEKKTSVFNDMRMARANARLFGIRKKKAAEKAEAAANAKPRK is encoded by the exons ATGACTCGCTTAGGAAATGGGCAAATACCCAATGCCCACTACAGTAAGGGTTACCTAACTCATGTAAAAACATGGTTCAACCAGCCGATGCGAAAGAAGCGCAGAAGACGTACTAGAGTCATCAAAGCACGAAAGATTGCCCCCAAACCAGTTGGTGGACTTCTTCGACCAATCGTCAGGTGCCCAACCTTCAAGTACCACACAAAAATTAGGGCTGGAAGGGGATTCAGTCTGGCAGAGCTTAAg TCTGCAGGAATCTCCAAGAAGCATGCACGTACCATCGGTATCTCTGTGGACCACAGACGCAGGAACCTGTCAGTTGAGGGCTTACAAGCAAATGTGCAGCGCCTTAAGGAATACAAGTCTAGGTTGATCCTCTTCCCACGAAAGCCAGGCAAGCCTAAGGAGGGCGACAGTGAG GAGGCAGAATTGAAGATGGCTACCCAACTCGAAGGAAAGGTGATGCCAATCAAACAAATCTACAAGCCAGAAAAGGCCAGGGCAGTGACAGAAGAGGAGAAGAAGACCAGCGTCTTTAATGACATGAGGATGGCACGAGCTAACGCAAGGCTGTTCGGAATCAGGAAGAAGAAGGCTGCAGAAAAGGCTGAGGCAGCTGCAAATGCTAAGCCAAGGAAGTGA